A single window of Bradyrhizobium daqingense DNA harbors:
- a CDS encoding helix-turn-helix domain-containing protein, with protein sequence MESLITAAARALEAGDPLGALNRIALRNDAPSLALRGIAMAQLGDLAKAKTLLRSAARAFGPREAVARARCVVAEAEIALVSRDLNWPMKALAAARATLEKHGDLANAAHAGHIEARRLLLLGRPDEAERTLAELGALILPPASQVVRELVVAGIAIRRLRTKEARAALGRAAGAAHLARIPALAAEVESASLVLDTPAARLIARGKERPLLLGEVEALAASKALVVDTFHYSVRNGGIFVSLGTRPVLFALARHLAQSWPADVSREALIAAAFRARHADESHRARLRVEMGRLRAKLKPLADVTATKQGFALTPHKTRDVLVLARPIEEKHAGILALLSDGEPWSSSALALALDTSARTVQRALDELARSSKVQFFGHGRARRWMTPPVPGFPTGLLLPAPLLKT encoded by the coding sequence ATGGAATCACTGATCACCGCCGCCGCGCGTGCGCTGGAGGCCGGCGATCCGCTCGGCGCGCTGAACCGCATTGCGCTGCGCAACGATGCGCCGTCGCTGGCGCTGCGCGGCATCGCGATGGCGCAGCTCGGCGATCTCGCGAAGGCGAAGACGTTGCTGCGCAGCGCCGCGCGCGCGTTCGGTCCGAGAGAGGCGGTGGCGCGCGCACGATGCGTGGTGGCCGAGGCTGAGATTGCGCTGGTCTCGCGCGATCTGAATTGGCCGATGAAGGCGCTCGCAGCAGCACGCGCCACGCTCGAAAAGCACGGCGATCTCGCCAATGCCGCCCATGCGGGACACATCGAGGCACGCCGTCTTCTCCTCCTCGGACGTCCCGACGAAGCCGAACGGACGCTGGCCGAGCTCGGCGCCTTAATCTTGCCACCGGCATCGCAGGTCGTTCGCGAGCTCGTGGTCGCCGGCATCGCCATCAGGCGGCTGAGGACGAAAGAGGCGCGCGCAGCGCTTGGCCGCGCAGCCGGTGCGGCGCACCTTGCCCGCATTCCCGCGCTTGCTGCGGAGGTCGAGAGTGCGAGCCTCGTGCTCGATACACCCGCGGCGCGCCTGATCGCGCGCGGCAAGGAGCGTCCGCTGTTGCTTGGCGAGGTCGAGGCACTGGCAGCATCCAAGGCGCTGGTCGTGGACACCTTCCACTACAGCGTTCGCAACGGAGGCATCTTCGTATCGCTCGGAACGCGGCCGGTGCTGTTCGCGCTGGCGCGGCATCTGGCGCAATCGTGGCCCGCCGACGTGTCCCGGGAGGCGCTGATCGCCGCGGCGTTTCGGGCAAGGCACGCCGATGAATCGCATCGTGCCCGGCTGCGGGTCGAGATGGGCCGGCTGCGCGCCAAGCTCAAGCCGCTCGCGGATGTCACCGCGACCAAACAGGGGTTTGCACTGACGCCGCACAAGACGCGAGACGTGCTCGTGCTGGCGCGGCCAATCGAGGAGAAGCACGCCGGCATCCTCGCCCTGCTTTCCGACGGCGAGCCGTGGTCGAGCTCGGCGCTCGCGCTCGCGCTCGACACGAGCGCGCGGACCGTGCAGCGCGCGCTCGATGAGCTGGCGCGATCGAGCAAGGTGCAATTTTTCGGGCACGGCCGGGCGCGGCGCTGGATGACGCCACCCGTTCCGGGTTTCCCGACAGGCTTGTTACTCCCCGCCCCGCTCCTGAAGACCTAG
- a CDS encoding DUF899 domain-containing protein, giving the protein MTSIENAGTNEQPAMQTPPVVSPQDWEAARLQLLVKEKAHTRARDALAAERRRMPWMAVDKTYAFEGPGGKVSLVDLFQGRRQLIVYRAFFEPGVFGWPDHACRGCSMVADQVAHVAHLNARDTTLVFASRAPQADIAKLKQRMGWTMPWVTITDSFDADFGVDEWHGTNVFYRDGDRVFRTYFVKSRGDEQMGGTWNYLDITPLGRQEVWEDSPQGYPQTPTYKWWNWHDSYAEGAAPDKKWVEISDAGEKAFREEAAGERK; this is encoded by the coding sequence ATGACATCAATTGAAAACGCAGGGACGAATGAGCAGCCCGCCATGCAGACGCCGCCGGTGGTGTCGCCGCAAGACTGGGAGGCCGCCCGTCTGCAGCTGCTCGTGAAGGAAAAGGCCCATACCCGTGCCCGCGATGCCTTGGCCGCCGAACGCCGGCGCATGCCGTGGATGGCGGTGGACAAAACCTATGCGTTCGAGGGCCCCGGCGGCAAGGTCAGTCTGGTCGACCTATTCCAGGGCCGGCGGCAGCTGATCGTCTATCGCGCCTTCTTCGAGCCGGGCGTGTTCGGCTGGCCCGATCACGCCTGCCGGGGCTGCTCCATGGTCGCCGACCAGGTCGCCCATGTCGCGCACCTCAATGCCCGCGACACCACGCTCGTCTTCGCCTCGCGCGCGCCGCAGGCGGACATCGCGAAGCTGAAGCAGCGGATGGGGTGGACCATGCCATGGGTCACCATCACCGACAGCTTCGATGCCGATTTCGGCGTGGACGAATGGCACGGGACGAACGTGTTCTACCGTGACGGGGACCGGGTCTTCCGCACCTATTTCGTCAAGAGCCGCGGCGACGAGCAGATGGGCGGCACCTGGAACTACCTCGACATCACGCCGCTCGGCCGGCAGGAGGTGTGGGAGGACTCGCCGCAGGGCTATCCGCAGACCCCGACCTACAAATGGTGGAATTGGCACGACAGCTACGCCGAAGGCGCGGCGCCCGACAAGAAATGGGTCGAGATCTCGGACGCAGGCGAGAAGGCTTTTCGCGAGGAGGCCGCGGGAGAGAGGAAATGA